A genomic window from Triticum urartu cultivar G1812 chromosome 7, Tu2.1, whole genome shotgun sequence includes:
- the LOC125520543 gene encoding F-box protein At4g22280-like isoform X2, with protein MANTSNKRMGPTGFSDITSDRISSLPDEILHHILSLMTAREAVQTCVLSTRWRDVWMSLRCIEVEAQEFTNMERFVMFMDNLLLRRGLVPPDSFSLMGWSDDFSLNHPRANLWVCHALRSNVRVLQIFSHKLFNLEYSPFISSHLKILNLRDVSIAALFIEKLFSGCPQLEELSLVDCRVPATKFSSRTLKKLTFIAHTPYGADDVHTDFEDLVIDTPSLVSLHLEDIPLLTPCLVNVSSVVKASFRLDEECFSSPYVSCNIISALSNVTKLKLFFGLDNETASKVLRRDLWRCQAFNNLKTLSVSGWCIDVDLRALVYFLRRSPALEKLTLCLSQARASDRLRRRDNTESEETSTSFNCKHLKKVKIRCPQGDKRVGNILNVILASASLPEIVINPYERWDPLE; from the exons ATGGCCAATACGTCCAACAAGCGCATGGGACCAACAGGGTTTTCGGATATCACAAGTGACAGGATCAGCAGCCTCCCTGATGAGATTCTCCACCATATCCTGTCTCTCATGACTGCACGAGAAGCAGTGCAGACATGCGTGCTATCCACGAGGTGGCGCGACGTTTGGATGTCTTTGCGGTGCATTGAAGTTGAGGCACAGGAATTCACCAACATGGAGAGATTTGTGATGTTCATGGACAACCTACTACTGCGCCGTGGTTTGGTACCTCCAGATAGCTTTTCCCTCATGGGCTGGAGCGATGATTTTTCCCTTAACCATCCCAGAGCTAACCTGTGGGTCTGCCATGCCCTTAGGAGCAATGTCCGTGTGCTTCAGATCTTCAGCCATAAATTATTTAATCTTGAGTACTCTCCCTTCATTTCGTCGCATCTGAAAATACTCAATCTCCGTGATGTTTCCATCGCTGCCCTCTTCATTGAGAAGCTCTTTTCTGGCTGTCCGCAGCTGGAAGAACTATCATTGGTAGACTGTCGTGTTCCTGCCACCAAGTTCTCCTCTAGGACCCTGAAGAAATTAACATTTATCGCACATACCCCCTATGGTGCTGATGATGTCCATACTGATTTTGAAGACCTTGTCATAGATACCCCTAGTCTTGTTTCGCTGCATCTGGAGGACATTCCGTTGTTAACTCCTTGCCTTGTGAATGTCTCATCTGTTGTCAAGGCTTCATTTCGCCTGGATGAAGAATGTTTCTCGAGTCCTTATGTAAGCTGCAATATTATCAGTGCCCTGTCAAATGTTACGAAGCTGAAGTTGTTCTTTGGACTTGACAAT GAAACTGCAAGCAAGGTTCTAAGAAGAGATCTCTGGAGGTGCCAGGCATTCAACAACCTGAAAACTTTGTCTGTCAGTGGCTGGTGCATAGATGTTGACCTCCGTGCACTGGTCTACTTTCTTCGACGCTCACCTGCCTTAGAGAAACTTACTCTGTGTCTCAGCCAG GCTAGAGCTTCAGACAGGCTTCGCCGAAGGGACAACACAGAGTCCGAGGAAACAAGCACATCGTTTAATTGTAAACATCTGAAGAAGGTCAAGATCAGATGCCCTCAGGGTGACAAAAGGGTGGGCAATATTCTGAATGTCATACTTGCTAGCGCCTCTCTCCCGGAAATTGTCATCAATCCGTACGAGCGCTGGGATCCTTTGGAGTAA
- the LOC125520543 gene encoding F-box protein At4g22280-like isoform X1, which produces MANTSNKRMGPTGFSDITSDRISSLPDEILHHILSLMTAREAVQTCVLSTRWRDVWMSLRCIEVEAQEFTNMERFVMFMDNLLLRRGLVPPDSFSLMGWSDDFSLNHPRANLWVCHALRSNVRVLQIFSHKLFNLEYSPFISSHLKILNLRDVSIAALFIEKLFSGCPQLEELSLVDCRVPATKFSSRTLKKLTFIAHTPYGADDVHTDFEDLVIDTPSLVSLHLEDIPLLTPCLVNVSSVVKASFRLDEECFSSPYVSCNIISALSNVTKLKLFFGLDNETASKVLRRDLWRCQAFNNLKTLSVSGWCIDVDLRALVYFLRRSPALEKLTLCLSQARASDRLRRRDNTESEETSTSFNCKHLKKVKIRCPQGDKRVGNILNVILASASLPEIVINPYERWDPLE; this is translated from the exons ATGGCCAATACGTCCAACAAGCGCATGGGACCAACAGGGTTTTCGGATATCACAAGTGACAGGATCAGCAGCCTCCCTGATGAGATTCTCCACCATATCCTGTCTCTCATGACTGCACGAGAAGCAGTGCAGACATGCGTGCTATCCACGAGGTGGCGCGACGTTTGGATGTCTTTGCGGTGCATTGAAGTTGAGGCACAGGAATTCACCAACATGGAGAGATTTGTGATGTTCATGGACAACCTACTACTGCGCCGTGGTTTGGTACCTCCAGATAGCTTTTCCCTCATGGGCTGGAGCGATGATTTTTCCCTTAACCATCCCAGAGCTAACCTGTGGGTCTGCCATGCCCTTAGGAGCAATGTCCGTGTGCTTCAGATCTTCAGCCATAAATTATTTAATCTTGAGTACTCTCCCTTCATTTCGTCGCATCTGAAAATACTCAATCTCCGTGATGTTTCCATCGCTGCCCTCTTCATTGAGAAGCTCTTTTCTGGCTGTCCGCAGCTGGAAGAACTATCATTGGTAGACTGTCGTGTTCCTGCCACCAAGTTCTCCTCTAGGACCCTGAAGAAATTAACATTTATCGCACATACCCCCTATGGTGCTGATGATGTCCATACTGATTTTGAAGACCTTGTCATAGATACCCCTAGTCTTGTTTCGCTGCATCTGGAGGACATTCCGTTGTTAACTCCTTGCCTTGTGAATGTCTCATCTGTTGTCAAGGCTTCATTTCGCCTGGATGAAGAATGTTTCTCGAGTCCTTATGTAAGCTGCAATATTATCAGTGCCCTGTCAAATGTTACGAAGCTGAAGTTGTTCTTTGGACTTGACAAT GAAACTGCAAGCAAGGTTCTAAGAAGAGATCTCTGGAGGTGCCAGGCATTCAACAACCTGAAAACTTTGTCTGTCAGTGGCTGGTGCATAGATGTTGACCTCCGTGCACTGGTCTACTTTCTTCGACGCTCACCTGCCTTAGAGAAACTTACTCTGTGTCTCAGCCAG GCTAGAGCTTCAGACAGGCTTCGCCGAAGGGACAACACAGAGTCCGAGGAAACAAGCACATCGTTTAATTGTAAACATCTGAAGAAGGTCAAGATCAGATGCCCTCAGGGTGACAAAAGGGTGGGCAATATTCTGAATGTCATACTTGCTAGCGCCTCTCTCCCGGAAATTGTCATCAATCCGTACGAGCGCTGGGATCCTTTGGA GTAG